Proteins found in one Erythrobacter sp. KY5 genomic segment:
- a CDS encoding methyl-accepting chemotaxis protein, protein MNALPEMSALAMPDLPAATGSGEPASVFELLARDAVQGRVPPPKRSHSPGEETASEIIEGLRRKGVLLIAIASAGVLMALALMAVVHGEHARNAAIASALVALIPIWATVKARTDETVRVLMGLVAALQPALLVYATQNSIWQLDTHLFVLLALGLLVPLCDTRAVLAASALGAFHHLTLAFVSPQTAFAGAGGVLAIALHIAGFILTAGLLGWVTSRLTMTIERIASLELEAKDHTAQVDGLRSKLSAAHDRLEEERKANTHKYEQLGASHRRTNQRIATDFEQSISAVTHSVAGTVTMLESSARHLKTIAQEAGEEATNVASCAEGASRAANVVAAGLAELSMAISEISALVRKQSDLSIEANNRSESGGQAIGSLADQSRTIGEATRAIVRIAERTDLLSLNAAIEAASAGQSGRGFSIVAQEVKALASQASEAATQIDSFLQGVRDGTLSAERSFAGIDAAVSELGKTATAILHGVDNQTQSADTIEQFARRAAGEADQMVERTRTLAKRASAASELSDQLERAAAGLAQTVRELEHSTSTFTEGLGVGPPSA, encoded by the coding sequence ATGAACGCGCTTCCGGAGATGAGCGCGCTTGCCATGCCTGACTTGCCGGCCGCCACGGGCTCGGGTGAACCCGCCAGCGTCTTCGAGCTTCTGGCAAGGGACGCGGTGCAAGGTCGGGTGCCCCCGCCGAAACGGTCTCATTCACCCGGCGAGGAAACCGCGTCCGAAATCATCGAGGGACTACGCCGCAAAGGCGTATTGCTGATAGCAATTGCCAGCGCAGGTGTGCTCATGGCTCTTGCGCTAATGGCGGTTGTGCACGGCGAACATGCCCGCAACGCAGCCATCGCCAGCGCCTTGGTGGCCCTGATACCGATATGGGCGACGGTCAAGGCACGCACGGATGAAACGGTGCGCGTGCTGATGGGGCTGGTTGCCGCTTTGCAGCCCGCATTGCTCGTCTACGCCACGCAGAACAGCATATGGCAGCTCGACACGCATCTCTTCGTCTTGCTCGCACTGGGACTGCTAGTACCCCTGTGCGATACGCGCGCGGTGCTGGCGGCGAGCGCTTTGGGCGCTTTTCACCATCTGACGCTCGCTTTTGTGAGCCCTCAAACAGCGTTCGCAGGCGCTGGTGGTGTTCTCGCAATTGCCCTTCACATTGCGGGCTTTATCCTGACAGCAGGCCTTTTGGGCTGGGTCACGTCACGCCTCACAATGACGATTGAACGGATCGCCAGTCTTGAGTTGGAGGCAAAAGATCACACCGCGCAAGTGGATGGGTTGCGAAGCAAATTGTCCGCTGCGCACGACCGACTGGAGGAGGAGCGCAAGGCGAATACTCACAAATACGAGCAGCTTGGCGCCTCGCACCGCCGGACAAATCAGCGGATCGCGACTGATTTCGAACAATCCATCAGCGCCGTCACCCATTCGGTAGCAGGCACCGTGACCATGCTGGAGAGCAGCGCGCGTCACTTGAAAACCATTGCCCAGGAAGCTGGCGAGGAAGCGACGAACGTGGCGAGTTGCGCCGAAGGGGCGAGCCGCGCTGCCAATGTCGTTGCAGCAGGCCTTGCAGAGCTGTCTATGGCCATCAGCGAAATCTCGGCTCTTGTTCGCAAGCAAAGCGACCTTTCAATCGAGGCCAACAATCGTTCGGAAAGCGGAGGTCAGGCGATCGGTTCGCTTGCGGACCAGTCTCGCACAATCGGGGAGGCGACCCGCGCAATCGTGCGCATTGCTGAGCGTACCGACCTGCTCTCTCTGAATGCAGCGATTGAAGCTGCCTCGGCAGGCCAATCGGGCCGCGGGTTCAGCATCGTTGCGCAGGAGGTGAAAGCCCTCGCCTCGCAGGCGAGCGAAGCCGCGACACAGATCGACTCATTCCTTCAGGGCGTGCGCGATGGCACACTGAGCGCCGAACGCAGTTTCGCAGGAATTGACGCAGCCGTCTCCGAACTCGGAAAGACCGCCACCGCCATCCTTCACGGCGTCGACAACCAGACCCAATCGGCCGATACGATCGAACAATTCGCAAGGCGCGCCGCTGGCGAGGCAGACCAGATGGTAGAGAGAACCAGAACGCTCGCAAAACGAGCCAGCGCTGCAAGCGAGCTATCCGACCAGTTGGAGCGCGCCGCCGCAGGATTGGCCCAGACGGTGAGGGAGCTGGAGCACTCGACCAGCACCTTCACCGAAGGGCTCGGGGTCGGCCCGCCCTCGGCCTAG
- a CDS encoding YbjN domain-containing protein, with protein MALCAEAQTGYPADMIIRSLISTSIAALALGGAVSTPAAAQQAPAQQQAPAQQQAQSARPDWVGRFDDQLMGMLLQDLRATWTVEQSSEGVLTYRASAEGGINFVLVPRSCEDQNGCVGLVVIALFNDVNVNSAARLDAFINAFNDRQPTAKVMRDPQGMVALQAYINAANGITYRNLLAQMVVFGQNITTLSRELIALENG; from the coding sequence GTGGCCCTTTGCGCAGAAGCGCAAACTGGCTATCCAGCCGACATGATTATTCGCTCGCTTATCTCGACTTCGATTGCCGCGCTGGCGCTTGGCGGCGCTGTTTCAACGCCGGCAGCGGCGCAGCAGGCACCGGCCCAGCAGCAGGCACCCGCCCAGCAGCAGGCGCAATCGGCGCGGCCCGACTGGGTTGGTCGTTTCGACGACCAGCTGATGGGGATGCTTCTTCAGGATCTGCGTGCAACGTGGACGGTTGAGCAGTCTTCGGAAGGGGTTTTGACCTATCGGGCGAGCGCCGAGGGCGGGATCAACTTCGTTCTCGTGCCCCGGTCGTGTGAAGACCAGAATGGCTGCGTGGGTCTGGTGGTCATCGCCCTGTTCAACGACGTCAATGTGAACAGCGCTGCGCGGCTCGATGCGTTCATCAATGCCTTCAACGACCGGCAGCCCACGGCCAAGGTCATGCGCGATCCACAAGGCATGGTTGCGCTGCAGGCATATATCAACGCCGCCAACGGGATAACTTATCGCAATCTGCTCGCTCAGATGGTCGTGTTCGGTCAGAATATCACCACGCTGAGCCGCGAGCTGATCGCTCTCGAAAACGGCTAG
- the rimK gene encoding 30S ribosomal protein S6--L-glutamate ligase: MKIAMLARNPNLYSHKRLKEAAEQRGHELDILNTTRCTVNIASHRPTLTYNGETLAGYDAVIPRIGASITNYGLAVLRQFEMAGVWPLNESVAIGRSRDKLRSMQILAKYGLGLPLTAYANDPKAAEEIIKAVKGPPVVIKLLEGTQGIGVVLAETMSSAKSVIEAFRGANVNILVQEFIKEAGGTDIRALVVGGKVVAAMKRTGAADDFRSNLHRGGSAEVIKITPEERSTAVRAAKHMGLHVCGVDMLRSNHGPVIMEVNSSPGLEGIETATGKDVAGQIIDFIQTNAKVGATKTKGRG; the protein is encoded by the coding sequence ATGAAAATTGCCATGCTGGCTCGCAATCCGAATCTCTATTCGCACAAACGTCTGAAAGAGGCAGCAGAGCAACGGGGTCACGAACTCGATATCCTAAACACCACGCGCTGCACCGTGAACATTGCCAGCCATCGGCCCACGCTGACCTATAATGGTGAGACGCTGGCAGGCTATGACGCAGTGATCCCGCGCATCGGGGCATCGATCACCAATTATGGTCTGGCGGTGTTGCGGCAGTTCGAGATGGCCGGGGTGTGGCCGCTCAACGAAAGCGTTGCGATCGGACGCAGCCGCGACAAGCTGCGCTCCATGCAGATCCTCGCCAAATACGGTCTCGGTCTGCCTCTCACCGCCTATGCCAACGATCCAAAGGCGGCAGAAGAAATCATCAAGGCGGTCAAAGGTCCGCCGGTTGTCATCAAGCTGCTCGAAGGTACGCAAGGCATCGGCGTCGTGCTTGCGGAAACCATGTCGAGCGCAAAGTCGGTGATCGAGGCGTTTCGCGGTGCGAACGTCAACATTCTGGTGCAGGAATTCATCAAGGAAGCGGGCGGCACCGACATTCGCGCGCTGGTTGTCGGCGGCAAGGTCGTCGCAGCGATGAAGCGAACCGGCGCGGCAGACGATTTCCGCTCCAACCTTCACCGCGGCGGAAGCGCTGAGGTCATCAAAATCACGCCCGAGGAACGCTCGACCGCCGTTCGGGCAGCAAAGCACATGGGGCTGCATGTGTGCGGTGTCGACATGCTGCGTTCGAACCACGGGCCCGTTATCATGGAGGTGAACTCGTCTCCGGGTCTTGAAGGCATCGAGACCGCCACAGGCAAGGATGTGGCCGGGCAGATCATCGACTTTATCCAGACCAATGCCAAGGTCGGCGCGACCAAGACCAAGGGCAGGGGCTAA
- a CDS encoding RimK/LysX family protein — MTGKTPRKLLPAVGWRELVDLPDIGLTGIPAKIDTGARTSSLHARVIEQFERDGKPFVRFAVDWDDIAHEGVAVQVDRRGITSSNGETQYRFVIKTPLRIGEVEFRAEFSLADRSDMKFPMLIGRTALRRRFVVDSGHSWLQSPTRPDN; from the coding sequence GTGACCGGAAAAACGCCTCGCAAATTGCTGCCTGCGGTAGGTTGGCGAGAGCTGGTCGACCTGCCTGATATCGGCCTCACCGGAATTCCGGCGAAGATCGACACAGGCGCGCGCACGTCGTCGCTCCATGCCCGAGTGATCGAGCAGTTCGAGCGCGACGGTAAACCCTTCGTGCGCTTTGCCGTAGACTGGGACGATATCGCTCACGAGGGCGTGGCGGTTCAGGTTGACAGGAGGGGCATAACAAGCTCGAATGGCGAAACGCAGTACAGGTTCGTAATCAAGACTCCGTTGCGCATCGGTGAAGTCGAATTTCGCGCTGAATTCAGTCTTGCCGACCGTTCGGACATGAAGTTTCCGATGCTGATCGGGCGGACGGCCCTGCGACGACGCTTTGTAGTCGATAGCGGACATTCGTGGCTGCAATCGCCCACTCGCCCTGATAATTAG
- a CDS encoding YncE family protein, giving the protein MKYAAAFAAIAPLLASCAWAQEPEASAPVASDVTGTLFVAQKRGNTITKVDLASGEEVLRNDSCTNPHELATSPDGRHVALACYGGTTIDIFDTDTLERTHSIELGENARPHGIVWHENGHIYSTAEGRQSIFWIRSPLSQMPDLFEYATGKQGSHMLVVAPDARTAWTTDLGSRTVTRVDLLTRRAPLSVTVGEEPEGIALTPDGETLWVSARGSNEAFALDPESMEVRSTIATGAFPLRLAIRPQGDVAVTSDLMDSGLSVIDLDTAQVTRQISVDDAANAQQRFQVTILWSEDGERVYVAETASNTVAEVDYATGEVLRRLPGGEGGDGLAILP; this is encoded by the coding sequence GTGAAATACGCAGCCGCTTTCGCAGCAATAGCGCCGCTTCTGGCCTCCTGTGCTTGGGCGCAGGAGCCGGAGGCGAGCGCACCGGTCGCATCCGATGTCACCGGCACCTTGTTTGTGGCGCAAAAGCGCGGCAACACGATCACCAAGGTCGATCTTGCCAGCGGTGAGGAAGTCCTGCGCAACGACAGCTGCACCAACCCGCACGAGCTAGCGACCTCACCCGATGGTCGGCATGTCGCTCTCGCCTGCTATGGCGGAACGACGATCGACATTTTCGACACGGACACGCTTGAGCGCACGCACAGCATTGAGCTTGGCGAGAACGCGCGCCCGCATGGCATCGTCTGGCATGAGAACGGCCACATCTACTCGACCGCCGAAGGGCGTCAGTCGATCTTCTGGATCCGCAGCCCGCTCAGCCAGATGCCCGACTTGTTCGAATATGCGACTGGCAAGCAGGGCAGTCACATGCTTGTCGTCGCTCCCGATGCGCGCACCGCGTGGACGACCGATCTGGGATCGCGCACAGTCACGCGGGTGGACCTGCTGACCCGCCGCGCCCCGCTTTCGGTGACAGTGGGTGAGGAACCGGAAGGGATCGCCTTGACCCCCGACGGCGAAACGCTGTGGGTTTCGGCGCGTGGGTCGAACGAAGCCTTTGCTCTCGATCCGGAGAGTATGGAGGTCCGCAGCACGATCGCAACGGGGGCGTTTCCGCTTCGGCTCGCGATACGGCCTCAGGGCGATGTAGCGGTCACATCGGACCTGATGGATAGCGGTCTGTCGGTGATCGACCTCGATACAGCGCAGGTCACACGGCAGATATCCGTTGATGACGCTGCGAACGCGCAGCAACGCTTTCAGGTGACAATCCTGTGGTCCGAAGATGGCGAGCGGGTGTACGTCGCTGAAACGGCAAGCAATACCGTTGCCGAGGTCGATTACGCGACCGGCGAAGTCTTGCGCCGGCTGCCCGGCGGCGAGGGCGGGGACGGGCTCGCGATCCTGCCGTGA